In the genome of Coregonus clupeaformis isolate EN_2021a chromosome 1, ASM2061545v1, whole genome shotgun sequence, one region contains:
- the LOC121555438 gene encoding endoplasmic reticulum lectin 1 isoform X1, protein MDGTRLLFLLFGVLLEVFCGVSANRGGAPSLTDEIPFKINWPGAEFTLPTSGALYKEDDFVVMTTTEKEKYKCLLPSLSNGDDDDDKEYAGPTPGDLLDPLFKESSCSYRIESYWTYEVCHGKHVRQYHEEKETGQQIKVQEYVLGSMTKKTESSATSGTETAEVEKVKEMGPMPEAQKEVPTKNVEGQLTPYYPVLMGHGTACVLKQNTPRSTNVLYVCHPEAKNEILSIAEVTTCEYEVVVLTPLICAHPKYRFKSSPVNAIFCQAMSGSPLRPHSLSQMDREQEELLKPPFTAAAAPEREKENTSPVREVAFSSIHKPLVVGGQTQVTVGTTHISRLTDEQLIKEFLSGSYCLHGGVGWWKYEFCYGKHVHQYHDDKEQGKNIVVVGSWNAEEHLEWAQKNVARSYQLKDDGEQKVKLVSLFYGHGDVCDLTGKPRQVIVKLKCKESESPHAVTVYMLEPQTCQYILGVESPVICQILDTADEKGLLSVSS, encoded by the exons ATGGACGGGACTAGGCTGTTGTTCTTGTTGTTTGGGGTTTTGTTGGAGGTGTTTTGTGGTGTGTCGGCTAACAGAGGGGGAGCTCCTTCGTTAACTGATGAAATCCCATTCAAAATTAACTGGCCCGGGGCCGAATTCACCCTG CCAACCTCAGGTGCCCTCTACAAAGAAGATGACTTTGTCGTCATGACTACAACAGAGAAGGAGAAATACAAATGTCTCCTGCCTTCCTTGTCAAATGGAGATGAT gatgaTGACAAGGAGTACGCTGGTCCCACTCCAGGTGATCTGCTGGACCCACTGTTCAAAGAGAGCAGCTGCTCCTACAGA ATTGAGTCATACTGGACGTATGAGGTGTGTCATGGGAAACATGTGAGACAATACCATGAGGAGAAGGAGACGGGACAG CAGATCAAAGTTCAGGAGTACGTTTTGGGAAGCATGACCAAGAAGACTGAGTCTTCAGCCACTTCAGGAACAGAGACTGCGGAGGTAGAGAAAGTCAAGGAGATGGGTCCTATGCCAGAAGCTCAGAAAGAG GTTCCCACTAAGAACGTGGAGGGCCAGCTGACTCCATACTACCCGGTATTGATGGGCCACGGGACGGCGTGCGTCCTGAAACAGAACACACCTCGCTCCACCAACGTGCTGTATGTCTGCCACCCCGAAGCCAAGAACGAGATCCTCTCTATCGCTGAGGTCACTACCTGCGAGTACGAAGTAGTGGTGCTGACCCCTCTGATCTGTgcacaccccaaatacag GTTCAAGTCGTCCCCAGTGAATGCCATCTTCTGCCAGGCCATGTCTGGTTCTCCCCTGCGGCCTCACAGTCTCTCTCAGATGGACCGGGAGCAGGAGGAGCTGCTGAAACCTCCCTTCACTGCCGCTGCTGCCccagagagagaa AAGGAGAATACGTCCCCGGTGAGAGAGGTGGCCTTCTCCTCTATCCATAAGCCCCTGGTGGTGGGCGGGCAGACCCAGGTTACCGTGGGAACCACCCACATCTCCCGCCTGACCGACGAGCAGCTGATCAAAGAGTTCCTGAGTGGCTCCTACTGTCTCCATGGG GGAGTGGGATGGTGGAAGTATGAGTTCTGCTATGGGAAGCATGTACATCAGTACCATGAC GATAAGGAGCAGGGGAAGAACATTGTGGTAGTGGGCAGTTGGAACGCTGAAGAACACCTGGAGTGGGCTCAGAAGAACGTGGCCCGATCTTACCAGTTGAAAGACGACGGGGAGCAGAAAGTCAA ATTGGTGTCCCTCTTCTACGGCCATGGGGACGTGTGTGACCTGACAGGGAAACCCAGACAGGTCATCGTCAAGCTCAA GTGTAAGGAGTCTGAGTCTCCCCATGCGGTCACTGTGTACATGCTGGAGCCTCAGACCTGCCAGTACATCCTTGGG GTTGAGTCTCCAGTTATATGCCAGATCCTGGACACAGCTGATGAGAAAGGCCTTCTATCCGTCTCCAGCTAA
- the LOC121555230 gene encoding probable G-protein coupled receptor 75: MCMMNVTSLPSGLLDGVSSLGPRSSSSSSSPGWALIHTATLTSCSLLLILIFFLGSYGNLVVFLSFFHPAFRKFRTNFDFMILNLSFCDMIICCVTAPMFALVLFLDSGGWGGVSNTFCFTFHLTSTAFIIMSLETVAVIALHRLRMVLGQQPNRMASLPCTLALTALLWTSSLTMGALLTLRAYPMKEGPCLPHFGLTGGRARVILYVYLADFAFCVAVVSVCYLMIAQTLRKNAQVRKCRIITVDATRPPLPPPPPPLIAAGLEGMQCAVQVPSLYRNQTYNKLQHIQTHSYTNRPTSQGLVPGAAQGATCCQLVSTVNLATVKDSKAVVTCVVIVFSILLCCLPMGVSLAQDVLSPESSFAHYQFELCGFALIFLKSCINPFVYSRNSAGLRRRVLCCLQWVALVFLCCKHKTRLHAMGKGSLEVNRNKSSHHETNSAYVLSPKPQRRLVDQACGPSHSQDCAPSPRATGGHGGRKPRPPSTSTPINTRIEPYYSIYNSSPSAGPGSPTNSLQPATNSSTSQAFGFNKSYVVMHYHTHQEVLQDVESTSAHKIPIPSV; encoded by the exons ATGTGTATGATGAATGTGACCAGTCTGCCGTCTGGCCTGCTGGATGGGGTCAGCAGCCTGGGCCCGAG gtcctcctcctcctcttcctcccctggtTGGGCCCTGATCCACACGGCTACCCTAACTTCCTGCTCCcttctcctcatcctcatcttctttctGGGTTCCTACGGCAACCTGGTGGTGTTCCTCTCCTTCTTCCACCCGGCCTTCCGCAAGTTCCGCACCAACTTCGACTTCATGATCCTGAACTTATCATTCTGTGATATGATTATATGTTGCGTGACTGCGCCAATGTTCGCATTGGTGCTTTTCCTGGACTCAG GAGGATGGGGCGGCGTGTCAAATACTTTTTGCTTCACCTTCCACCTGACCAGCACTGCCTTCATCATCATGTCTCTGGAGACGGTAGCTGTGATTGCCCTCCATAGGCTACGTATGGTCCTGGGCCAGCAGCCCAACCGCATGGCCTCACTCCCCTGTACTCTGGCTCTCACTGCCCTCCTCTGGACCTCCAGCTTAACTATGGGTGCCCTGCTCACCCTGCGAGCATACCCCATGAAGGAGGGACCCTGCCTGCCTCACTTCGGCCTAACGGGTGGGCGTGCTAGGGTGATTCTATATGTCTACCTGGCAGACTTTGCCTTCTGTGTGGCGGTGGTGTCTGTCTGCTACCTGATGATCGCTCAGACACTGAGGAAGAACgcacag GTGAGGAAGTGCCGCATCATCACCGTAGACGCCACGCGCCCGCCGctaccaccaccccctccccCGCTCATCGCGGCCGGGTTAGAGGGCATGCAGTGTGCCGTCCAGGTCCCTTCGCTCTACCGCAACCAGACCTACAACAAGCTACAACACATTCAGACTCACTCCTACACTAACAGACCCACCAGCCAGGGTCTAGTACCCGGCGCTGCCCAGGGAGCTACCTGCTGCCAGCTAGTCTCTACCGTCAACCTGGCCACAGTTAAGGACTCCAAGGCTGTAGTAACCTGTGTGGTGATCGTattctccatcctcctctgttGTCTCCCCATGGGTGTCTCCTTAGCCCAGGACGTCCTCTCTCCGGAGAGCAGCTTCGCTCACTACCAGTTCGAACTGTGCGGTTTCGCGCTCATCTTCCTCAAGTCGTGCATCAACCCATTCGTGTACTCCCGCAACAGCGCCGGGCTTCGCCGGCGCGTCCTCTGCTGCCTCCAATGGGTGGCGCTGGTGTTCCTCTGCTGCAAGCACAAGACACGGCTCCACGCCATGGGTAAAGGCAGTCTTGAAGTCAACCGTAACAAATCCTCGCACCATGAGACCAACTCTGCCTATGTCCTCTCACCCAAGCCACAAAGGAGACTGGTGGATCAAGCCTGTGGACCCAGTCACTCCCAGGACTGTGCCCCCAGTCCGAGAGCCACGGGCGGGCATGGTGGGCGTAAGCCCCGGCCCCCTAGCACCTCCACCCCCATCAACACCCGTATTGAGCCCTACTACAGTATCTACAACAGTAGCCCCTCTGCAGGACCCGGCTCCCCTACCAACAGTCTGCAGCCTGCTACAAACTCCTCCACCTCCCAGGCCTTTGGGTTCAATAAGTCCTACGTTGTCATGCACTATCACACCCACCAGGAGGTGCTGCAGGACGTTGAGAGCACCTCAGCCCATAAGATACCCATACCTTCAGTCTGA
- the LOC121555438 gene encoding endoplasmic reticulum lectin 1 isoform X3, producing MDGTRLLFLLFGVLLEVFCGVSANRGGAPSLTDEIPFKINWPGAEFTLPTSGALYKEDDFVVMTTTEKEKYKCLLPSLSNGDDDDDKEYAGPTPGDLLDPLFKESSCSYRIESYWTYEVCHGKHVRQYHEEKETGQQIKVQEYVLGSMTKKTESSATSGTETAEVEKVKEMGPMPEAQKEVPTKNVEGQLTPYYPVLMGHGTACVLKQNTPRSTNVLYVCHPEAKNEILSIAEVTTCEYEVVVLTPLICAHPKYRFKSSPVNAIFCQAMSGSPLRPHSLSQMDREQEELLKPPFTAAAAPEREKENTSPVREVAFSSIHKPLVVGGQTQVTVGTTHISRLTDEQLIKEFLSGSYCLHGDKEQGKNIVVVGSWNAEEHLEWAQKNVARSYQLKDDGEQKVKLVSLFYGHGDVCDLTGKPRQVIVKLKCKESESPHAVTVYMLEPQTCQYILGVESPVICQILDTADEKGLLSVSS from the exons ATGGACGGGACTAGGCTGTTGTTCTTGTTGTTTGGGGTTTTGTTGGAGGTGTTTTGTGGTGTGTCGGCTAACAGAGGGGGAGCTCCTTCGTTAACTGATGAAATCCCATTCAAAATTAACTGGCCCGGGGCCGAATTCACCCTG CCAACCTCAGGTGCCCTCTACAAAGAAGATGACTTTGTCGTCATGACTACAACAGAGAAGGAGAAATACAAATGTCTCCTGCCTTCCTTGTCAAATGGAGATGAT gatgaTGACAAGGAGTACGCTGGTCCCACTCCAGGTGATCTGCTGGACCCACTGTTCAAAGAGAGCAGCTGCTCCTACAGA ATTGAGTCATACTGGACGTATGAGGTGTGTCATGGGAAACATGTGAGACAATACCATGAGGAGAAGGAGACGGGACAG CAGATCAAAGTTCAGGAGTACGTTTTGGGAAGCATGACCAAGAAGACTGAGTCTTCAGCCACTTCAGGAACAGAGACTGCGGAGGTAGAGAAAGTCAAGGAGATGGGTCCTATGCCAGAAGCTCAGAAAGAG GTTCCCACTAAGAACGTGGAGGGCCAGCTGACTCCATACTACCCGGTATTGATGGGCCACGGGACGGCGTGCGTCCTGAAACAGAACACACCTCGCTCCACCAACGTGCTGTATGTCTGCCACCCCGAAGCCAAGAACGAGATCCTCTCTATCGCTGAGGTCACTACCTGCGAGTACGAAGTAGTGGTGCTGACCCCTCTGATCTGTgcacaccccaaatacag GTTCAAGTCGTCCCCAGTGAATGCCATCTTCTGCCAGGCCATGTCTGGTTCTCCCCTGCGGCCTCACAGTCTCTCTCAGATGGACCGGGAGCAGGAGGAGCTGCTGAAACCTCCCTTCACTGCCGCTGCTGCCccagagagagaa AAGGAGAATACGTCCCCGGTGAGAGAGGTGGCCTTCTCCTCTATCCATAAGCCCCTGGTGGTGGGCGGGCAGACCCAGGTTACCGTGGGAACCACCCACATCTCCCGCCTGACCGACGAGCAGCTGATCAAAGAGTTCCTGAGTGGCTCCTACTGTCTCCATGGG GATAAGGAGCAGGGGAAGAACATTGTGGTAGTGGGCAGTTGGAACGCTGAAGAACACCTGGAGTGGGCTCAGAAGAACGTGGCCCGATCTTACCAGTTGAAAGACGACGGGGAGCAGAAAGTCAA ATTGGTGTCCCTCTTCTACGGCCATGGGGACGTGTGTGACCTGACAGGGAAACCCAGACAGGTCATCGTCAAGCTCAA GTGTAAGGAGTCTGAGTCTCCCCATGCGGTCACTGTGTACATGCTGGAGCCTCAGACCTGCCAGTACATCCTTGGG GTTGAGTCTCCAGTTATATGCCAGATCCTGGACACAGCTGATGAGAAAGGCCTTCTATCCGTCTCCAGCTAA
- the LOC121555438 gene encoding endoplasmic reticulum lectin 1 isoform X2, with protein MDGTRLLFLLFGVLLEVFCGVSANRGGAPSLTDEIPFKINWPGAEFTLPTSGALYKEDDFVVMTTTEKEKYKCLLPSLSNGDDDDDKEYAGPTPGDLLDPLFKESSCSYRIESYWTYEVCHGKHVRQYHEEKETGQIKVQEYVLGSMTKKTESSATSGTETAEVEKVKEMGPMPEAQKEVPTKNVEGQLTPYYPVLMGHGTACVLKQNTPRSTNVLYVCHPEAKNEILSIAEVTTCEYEVVVLTPLICAHPKYRFKSSPVNAIFCQAMSGSPLRPHSLSQMDREQEELLKPPFTAAAAPEREKENTSPVREVAFSSIHKPLVVGGQTQVTVGTTHISRLTDEQLIKEFLSGSYCLHGGVGWWKYEFCYGKHVHQYHDDKEQGKNIVVVGSWNAEEHLEWAQKNVARSYQLKDDGEQKVKLVSLFYGHGDVCDLTGKPRQVIVKLKCKESESPHAVTVYMLEPQTCQYILGVESPVICQILDTADEKGLLSVSS; from the exons ATGGACGGGACTAGGCTGTTGTTCTTGTTGTTTGGGGTTTTGTTGGAGGTGTTTTGTGGTGTGTCGGCTAACAGAGGGGGAGCTCCTTCGTTAACTGATGAAATCCCATTCAAAATTAACTGGCCCGGGGCCGAATTCACCCTG CCAACCTCAGGTGCCCTCTACAAAGAAGATGACTTTGTCGTCATGACTACAACAGAGAAGGAGAAATACAAATGTCTCCTGCCTTCCTTGTCAAATGGAGATGAT gatgaTGACAAGGAGTACGCTGGTCCCACTCCAGGTGATCTGCTGGACCCACTGTTCAAAGAGAGCAGCTGCTCCTACAGA ATTGAGTCATACTGGACGTATGAGGTGTGTCATGGGAAACATGTGAGACAATACCATGAGGAGAAGGAGACGGGACAG ATCAAAGTTCAGGAGTACGTTTTGGGAAGCATGACCAAGAAGACTGAGTCTTCAGCCACTTCAGGAACAGAGACTGCGGAGGTAGAGAAAGTCAAGGAGATGGGTCCTATGCCAGAAGCTCAGAAAGAG GTTCCCACTAAGAACGTGGAGGGCCAGCTGACTCCATACTACCCGGTATTGATGGGCCACGGGACGGCGTGCGTCCTGAAACAGAACACACCTCGCTCCACCAACGTGCTGTATGTCTGCCACCCCGAAGCCAAGAACGAGATCCTCTCTATCGCTGAGGTCACTACCTGCGAGTACGAAGTAGTGGTGCTGACCCCTCTGATCTGTgcacaccccaaatacag GTTCAAGTCGTCCCCAGTGAATGCCATCTTCTGCCAGGCCATGTCTGGTTCTCCCCTGCGGCCTCACAGTCTCTCTCAGATGGACCGGGAGCAGGAGGAGCTGCTGAAACCTCCCTTCACTGCCGCTGCTGCCccagagagagaa AAGGAGAATACGTCCCCGGTGAGAGAGGTGGCCTTCTCCTCTATCCATAAGCCCCTGGTGGTGGGCGGGCAGACCCAGGTTACCGTGGGAACCACCCACATCTCCCGCCTGACCGACGAGCAGCTGATCAAAGAGTTCCTGAGTGGCTCCTACTGTCTCCATGGG GGAGTGGGATGGTGGAAGTATGAGTTCTGCTATGGGAAGCATGTACATCAGTACCATGAC GATAAGGAGCAGGGGAAGAACATTGTGGTAGTGGGCAGTTGGAACGCTGAAGAACACCTGGAGTGGGCTCAGAAGAACGTGGCCCGATCTTACCAGTTGAAAGACGACGGGGAGCAGAAAGTCAA ATTGGTGTCCCTCTTCTACGGCCATGGGGACGTGTGTGACCTGACAGGGAAACCCAGACAGGTCATCGTCAAGCTCAA GTGTAAGGAGTCTGAGTCTCCCCATGCGGTCACTGTGTACATGCTGGAGCCTCAGACCTGCCAGTACATCCTTGGG GTTGAGTCTCCAGTTATATGCCAGATCCTGGACACAGCTGATGAGAAAGGCCTTCTATCCGTCTCCAGCTAA